From the Limanda limanda chromosome 2, fLimLim1.1, whole genome shotgun sequence genome, one window contains:
- the pus10 gene encoding putative tRNA pseudouridine synthase Pus10 isoform X2, whose product MLPLKEKDKPIVHKLLSAGCCARCVLRFCCTRVQAAYRQPEQETLKELRAFISSTENSKSQDAPASESTGDNKSHDAAGSESAGDNKSHDAAGSESAGDNKSHDAAGSESAGENKSHDAAGSESTGNNKSHDAPEDPPSKRAKLEPTETDAGSEEKEEDAAAESRVCVVCLGILQEFCDTAQAVKIAEAVKAEKYEFDSVMCSVSLPAQLCVREHSCWLHVKKEVRDKGLVLDKEDIIPLKEAFKWVVQGQVSKGLGGVAVVTKGGLEVGVEFTHEATDADCHFLASVCPDCFKPAKKKQSVFTRMAVVKALEKISEAKFLRHYPCPPTRTSSCCSLQGVQCLHVSLFIAGRYNKFSRTLPQTPWVIDGERRMESSVEELIGASVLSSFRAEGFNFSSSGREDVDVRTLGNGRPFAMELLNPHRTRLSRAEMKQLQETINESSDKIRVRDLQIVSRDAMSHMKEGEEDKTKSYTALVWTRKPIQSDDIIFIGDIKELTLDQKTPLRVLHRRALAVRQRVVHSMSARFLDPHHFHLELKTQAGTYIKEFVHGDFGRTKPNLCELLQTDTDILELDVESVDVDWPPAIPE is encoded by the exons ATGCTGCCTCTGAAGGAGAAGGACAAACCCATCGTCCACAAGCTGCTCTCTGCCGGCTGCTGCGCTCGCTGCGTCCTCAGGTTCTGCTGCACTCGCGTCCAGGCGGCCTACCGCCAGCCCGAGCAG GAAACGCTGAAGGAGCTTCGAGCTTTCATCAGCAGCACAGAAAACAGCAAATCCCAAGATGCACCAGCCTCAGAGTCCACGGGAGACAACAAGTCCCATGATGCAGCTGGGTCCGAGTCCGCTGGAGACAACAAGTCCCATGATGCAGCTGGGTCCGAGTCCGCTGGGGACAACAAGTCCCATGATGCAGCTGGGTCCGAGTCCGCTGGGGAAAACAAGTCCCATGATGCAGCTGGGTCCGAGTCCACTGGGAACAACAAGTCCCATGATGCACCTGAGGACCCACCGAGCAAAAGAGCTAAACTGGAACCAACCGAGACGGACGCCGGgtcagaggagaaagaagaagacgCTGCTGCCgagtcacgtgtgtgtgtggtgtgtttggGAATCCTGCAGGAGTTCTGTGACACCGCTCAGGCTGtaaag ATTGCAGAGGCAGTGAAAGCTGAAAAATATGAGTTTGACTCTGTGATGTGTTCCGTGTCTCTGCCGGCTCAGCTGTGTGTccgtgag CACTCCTGCTGGCTGCACGTGAAGAAGGAAGTGAG AGACAAGGGCCTGGTGCTGGACAAGGAGGACATCATCCCGCTGAAGGAGGCCTTCAAGTGGGTGGTGCAGGGCCAGGTCTCCAAGGGGCTGGGGGGGGTTGCCGTGGTTACCAAG GGGGGGCTGGAGGTCGGAGTGGAGTTCACCCACGAAGCTACAGACGCCGACTGCCACTTCCT TGCCTCCGTGTGTCCCGACTGCTTCAAACCCGCCAAGAAGAAACAG tcgGTCTTCACCAGGATGGCGGTGGTCAAAGCTCTGGAAAAAATCTCTGAAGCCAAATTCCTCAG ACACTACCCGTGTCCTCCGACGCggacctccagctgctgcagccttcAGGGCGTCCAGTGTCTCCACGTGTCCCTCTTCATCGCAG GGCGATACAACAAGTTCTCCCGCACTCTGCCTCAGACGCCCTGGGTGATCGACGGCGAGCGGAGGATGGAGTCGTCAGTGGAGGAGCTGATCGGTGCGTCCGTCCTGTCGTCCTTCAGAGCCGAGG GTTTTAACTTCTCCTCGTCCGGCAGAGAGGACGTCGACGTCCGGACTCTGGGAAACG GTCGTCCGTTTGCGATGGAGCTGCTGAATCCTCACAGAACCAGACTGAGCCGAGCGGagatgaagcagctgcaggag aCGATTAACGAGTCTTCAGACAAAATCCGAGTACGAGACCTGCAGATCGTCTCCAG AGACGCCATGAGTCATATGAAGGAGGGCGAGGAGGATAAGACGAAGTCGTACACGGCGCTTGTCTGGACCAGGAAACCGATTCAGAGCGACGATATCATCTTCATTGGTGACATCAAG GAGCTGACTCTGGATCAGAAAACTCCTCTGAGGGTTTTACATCGCCGGGCGCTCGCCGTCCGACAGAGAGTCGTCCACAGCATGAGCGCTCGCTTCCTGGACCCGCATCACTTCCACCTGGAGCTGAAGACACAGGCCGGGAC CTACATCAAAGAGTTCGTCCACGGAGACTTCGGCCGCACGAAGCCGAACCtgtgtgagctgctgcagaCGGACACGGACATCCTGGAGCTGGACGTGGAG tctgtggaTGTGGACTGGCCTCCTGCCATCCCAGAGTGA
- the pus10 gene encoding putative tRNA pseudouridine synthase Pus10 isoform X1, protein MLPLKEKDKPIVHKLLSAGCCARCVLRFCCTRVQAAYRQPEQETLKELRAFISSTENSKSQDAPASESTGDNKSHDAAGSESAGDNKSHDAAGSESAGDNKSHDAAGSESAGENKSHDAAGSESTGNNKSHDAPEDPPSKRAKLEPTETDAGSEEKEEDAAAESRVCVVCLGILQEFCDTAQAVKIAEAVKAEKYEFDSVMCSVSLPAQLCVREHSCWLHVKKEVRDKGLVLDKEDIIPLKEAFKWVVQGQVSKGLGGVAVVTKGGLEVGVEFTHEATDADCHFLASVCPDCFKPAKKKQSVFTRMAVVKALEKISEAKFLRHYPCPPTRTSSCCSLQGVQCLHVSLFIAGRYNKFSRTLPQTPWVIDGERRMESSVEELIGASVLSSFRAEGFNFSSSGREDVDVRTLGNGRPFAMELLNPHRTRLSRAEMKQLQETINESSDKIRVRDLQIVSRDAMSHMKEGEEDKTKSYTALVWTRKPIQSDDIIFIGDIKELTLDQKTPLRVLHRRALAVRQRVVHSMSARFLDPHHFHLELKTQAGTYIKEFVHGDFGRTKPNLCELLQTDTDILELDVEGSLLGPQGFSLSSCCLAASGPLFLWFLSPR, encoded by the exons ATGCTGCCTCTGAAGGAGAAGGACAAACCCATCGTCCACAAGCTGCTCTCTGCCGGCTGCTGCGCTCGCTGCGTCCTCAGGTTCTGCTGCACTCGCGTCCAGGCGGCCTACCGCCAGCCCGAGCAG GAAACGCTGAAGGAGCTTCGAGCTTTCATCAGCAGCACAGAAAACAGCAAATCCCAAGATGCACCAGCCTCAGAGTCCACGGGAGACAACAAGTCCCATGATGCAGCTGGGTCCGAGTCCGCTGGAGACAACAAGTCCCATGATGCAGCTGGGTCCGAGTCCGCTGGGGACAACAAGTCCCATGATGCAGCTGGGTCCGAGTCCGCTGGGGAAAACAAGTCCCATGATGCAGCTGGGTCCGAGTCCACTGGGAACAACAAGTCCCATGATGCACCTGAGGACCCACCGAGCAAAAGAGCTAAACTGGAACCAACCGAGACGGACGCCGGgtcagaggagaaagaagaagacgCTGCTGCCgagtcacgtgtgtgtgtggtgtgtttggGAATCCTGCAGGAGTTCTGTGACACCGCTCAGGCTGtaaag ATTGCAGAGGCAGTGAAAGCTGAAAAATATGAGTTTGACTCTGTGATGTGTTCCGTGTCTCTGCCGGCTCAGCTGTGTGTccgtgag CACTCCTGCTGGCTGCACGTGAAGAAGGAAGTGAG AGACAAGGGCCTGGTGCTGGACAAGGAGGACATCATCCCGCTGAAGGAGGCCTTCAAGTGGGTGGTGCAGGGCCAGGTCTCCAAGGGGCTGGGGGGGGTTGCCGTGGTTACCAAG GGGGGGCTGGAGGTCGGAGTGGAGTTCACCCACGAAGCTACAGACGCCGACTGCCACTTCCT TGCCTCCGTGTGTCCCGACTGCTTCAAACCCGCCAAGAAGAAACAG tcgGTCTTCACCAGGATGGCGGTGGTCAAAGCTCTGGAAAAAATCTCTGAAGCCAAATTCCTCAG ACACTACCCGTGTCCTCCGACGCggacctccagctgctgcagccttcAGGGCGTCCAGTGTCTCCACGTGTCCCTCTTCATCGCAG GGCGATACAACAAGTTCTCCCGCACTCTGCCTCAGACGCCCTGGGTGATCGACGGCGAGCGGAGGATGGAGTCGTCAGTGGAGGAGCTGATCGGTGCGTCCGTCCTGTCGTCCTTCAGAGCCGAGG GTTTTAACTTCTCCTCGTCCGGCAGAGAGGACGTCGACGTCCGGACTCTGGGAAACG GTCGTCCGTTTGCGATGGAGCTGCTGAATCCTCACAGAACCAGACTGAGCCGAGCGGagatgaagcagctgcaggag aCGATTAACGAGTCTTCAGACAAAATCCGAGTACGAGACCTGCAGATCGTCTCCAG AGACGCCATGAGTCATATGAAGGAGGGCGAGGAGGATAAGACGAAGTCGTACACGGCGCTTGTCTGGACCAGGAAACCGATTCAGAGCGACGATATCATCTTCATTGGTGACATCAAG GAGCTGACTCTGGATCAGAAAACTCCTCTGAGGGTTTTACATCGCCGGGCGCTCGCCGTCCGACAGAGAGTCGTCCACAGCATGAGCGCTCGCTTCCTGGACCCGCATCACTTCCACCTGGAGCTGAAGACACAGGCCGGGAC CTACATCAAAGAGTTCGTCCACGGAGACTTCGGCCGCACGAAGCCGAACCtgtgtgagctgctgcagaCGGACACGGACATCCTGGAGCTGGACGTGGAG GGTTCTCTCCTGGGACCACAGGGGTTTTCTTTGAGTTCCTGTTGTCTCGCGGCGTCTGGTCCtttgttcctctggttcctgtcTCCCCGGTGA